DNA from Plasmodium yoelii strain 17X genome assembly, chromosome: 13:
tcttataaaaaaaaaaaaaaaaaaaaaaaaaaaaaaaaaaaaaaaaaaaaaaaaaaaaaaaataaaaaaaaaaatgaaaaaaaaatagcaaaaaaatagcaaaatcgtgggttttatatataatactagTTTGAAATAATTACATCGttctaaattatataatttttgattTCCAGTTTGTAATAGTTCAGTAATTTTTGATGCAAATTCGCCAACTTGTGTATCTTGGGTTATAGCTcgatctttttttattttataattattatccACTTTTTCAacagttttaaaaaattcgtCTGTTTTATCAACAAAAGGcatcttaaaaaaaaaaaaaaaataaaaataatttgttgTTCTTTTGTCAAGTAGTTATATTCAtgtggaaaaatatatattatgttaaaTTAGCTAAGATGGAAAGataagtattttttttaattttcgcTTTTTctctataataataaaaaaattaaaaatatcaacGACATCTTGtgttaaataataattatcaaATTTCTTCAAAGtacttttcattttttaaaaatcaaaatttgTTTATTCTGAATTATTAAATTGAATAAACTTATCAGAATTTTTTTAAGAGtagttcatttttttcatcttttacAAAAGAGAAGTAAGATATGTACATGtacataaaaatgtatatgcatacaaTTTAGCATAATATGTgaaataattcatattaaaaaaaaagttggtATTATACAAAGTGCGTGAATTTTATATGAACGTTAAGTgcaattttacaaaaatttttttattcccttttttacaattattgAAAAAGTAATATATATTGCCGTTCATTTTTATGACAATATATAATTGGTCAGAAATACATTATGggtttttcaatttttaaaCTCTTCAATTTTTAAGcttaacttttttattttcaattaattgtatatatatgtgtatattcTTATTACAGGAAGTTTTATTTTTCGCAAAAGGCATgctctctttttttttataaatgtatgAGATAGTTGTATTAGGGGAAGCTTATATAATGTgtgtaaattatttatatctgtTTTTTCTAATTTCTTTTAACATTCTAagtttgaaaatattttattttttatttttaagaaaacCAAGCTATAGTAAGCAAAAATTGTTGTATGAATGTACGTGTAgacatttataatttaaatctaTGTAACAAATTTGTGAattcttataaaaaaatgtcaaagcaaataaatatgtattaatacgaaaataatagttaaaaaaaaaaaaaaaaaatagctattatttctttataattttggaaaaaaattgtcggtacaaaaatatgcattatattttatcaacTATATCTACATAttcgaaaaatataatataaaaaaatgtatgcataaataattatggctataaaaatgttaaggtttatttttttgtttttttttgttttttttttttttttaaatgatgaaaaaattgGTCAAATATTAAATGGTTTGTTTTAGCTCTAAAGATGTGAGTGTGGGGTTTGGCAAGGtacttttattttgaaattattttattataatttttgtggcaataaaaattatgaacacaTATACGAATGTATAAAAACAGATAGATTAAAAGATTCGTAAAAGTTCTTTCCGATTTTTCATGGAAAGTTCTTATTACAACAATTATTAACATAGAAGGGatagaaaaataatagataCGATACATACACACATGTGGTTATAATTCATGTTTTTCAATTTAATAAcacaattaatataaatatttttaaggaaatgtttaaatatatacaagaCCATCCCCATGGAATTTGCCTACTTATTAGtcttatatttgtatttatagaaatgaataaaaattataataatttgatatcaatttatttattgaGTTTTATTTCAGGGGTATgctttaataaaatatgcaaatttaatattaaggACATAAAATGTGTAGACTTATTTTTAAACAAAATTTTAGCCTATACATTATGTATATCATTCATGATaactttttcatttattaataaaaaaaaaaaagagaaaaaaaaaaaaaatatagctaGCTGGCTAATAgacacaaaaaataaaattatatataatgaagaaaaaaaaaatataataaataaattattaattcaaAGTCGATTTGTATATTTTGGTATTGCTTTTATATTTGGTATGATTGGTACAATTGTTGGGGGTATAATATCATActatacaataaaaataatatttaatataaatactataaaaaataaagatacatatttgaaaaaaagtGTGTGTTGTTTTATTTCTACCTACATAGGTGgtcatattaatttaatagaAATTGCAGAGTTGTTAAAACTGAacaatttagaaaaaaatagcatatttatattggATGATTTTTTCACAAATTTATTTCTTATGATATTACCATTGTTTAAGaattattcaaataataaaaatttacaaaaatttGTAACTACTCAAGTtagacaaaataaaaaaaaaaatgattttataaattatcaaaatcACAATGATGAAACAGAGAGacttatattatatgaacataAAGAAATAACATATGGctcttttatatataaccataaaaataataattttgaaaaaaatataataaaatatataaataaagagcataattttgtatataaaatgtttgtaaaaatattatatgacATTCTGTCCATACTActcataataattttaacagAAAACATATTAACCCATTATGAATTgttaaacaaaattattgatatatatataattaatgtagtaaaaattaaagcatttcttttatttttcattatatttatatatttattttttatagattATTTAATTCAGACAATAAATGATATTATTAGTTATTGTGATTGTAAAACGAGTAAGCTAATCATATGCACACacaaaataatagaaataatcagttatatatattttagatCAATAGAATATTATTCAAcagttttaaattttttatttatttattatttattttttttgggaattttaattaatataaatagtttATTTACAATTGCTAAACCATTGGCAGGATTAGTAATATCTATGTtaattattcatttattttgtgtgttttttttatcatatatatataataatttttgttcaaaaaatgaaaactcAGCTATCCATATTGATGAAATACTATTAGCTATTAATGCAAATATTGGGGGACCAACTACAGCTACTATTATGTCTGAAATGTTTAAAAGACATGATTTAACTTTTGTATCTACCTTATGGGGAATTATTGGCTATTTTATAGCAACAGACATATCGATAATTGTCTACAAACACTTATGAATGTAATTTAAATGgtttataataatgcaaaaaaaaattatatttttaccatttttatgGGTCAAACAATATTTGGCcttgaaaattttaaatagtaggagaaaataattatatatgaacaaaatagcCAAATACAagaaaaacatttttaaataataaaaaaacattggaaaaaatatgtacatgtttacaaaaaatagtataatattattaactgTTCATAAAAAAGCGGagaaaaagggaaaaaatatGTGTGCATTTATGTGCGTgtgcataaaaaaaaaaaaaaataatatgttgCTTAGTTAAATTGTTCTAACAACAACATAATATAGAagatcaaataaaaaaataaaaaaattgtcaaataaatatactgCATTTGGCCATTTTTTCGAATAATTCAAAGTGTGAAGGACATATTTTAGTAACATTATGTTATGTAGTTATTTTAAGTATGTATACGTATAtttatacatgcatatataacacatatatatatatatttatttatttatttacttacattatttatttacttacattatttatgtttatatatatggggGTAATATTTTGTGTTTTGTCTTTACACCTCCTTATCAACATTTTGTGTGTAACTTAAATAAGGGCACTATTTTTGAAGGCCACTATGTtgtaaacatttttttttgttaattttattttaactcTACATTTTGTTAAATATTGTTGTTTGTTAAAAACcacattaaaaaattaatgtaatTATTTGATAAGCTCCACTATGAAACTTATCtttacatattaataaatgcaCACATAAAtatcaaattatattatGTTGATGGTTACATTTTCTTATTTTCAGAAAATAAGTCTATACCTCGAAATGttttcaattatattttccacctacatattttaaatatttacttttcaaatgtataattaaatttttttttttacacacgaaatatttaatttccCCCCCCTTTTTCCAAATTAACACTCTTGaaagattttatttttttattttgaataaaaaatttgttaTGTCCAACTAAATAGGTAaaggtatatataaatattatcatagTCCCACCCCTTCCCTCGTTTTGCACACATAATTATTTGTGtttcaaaatgaaaaagaaaaagaagagtGTCGATATGCACATTTGGAAGGATGCATTAAATGATTTCGAAGTGTCTcggaaaaataaatatagtttaACTCAAGATACGATACATGGAAGATTAAGACCTGAACCTGAAATTGTCGAACATGTATTAGAAGAATTAGAGGATAAAATAAgacattattttaatttatataaaaatgaaaaagagaAAAGAACAAATTCTGaatcaaataattattatttacaaaaagaaatatataatgcatatGAAGCAttggataaaaataatatgtatactaAAAAACTTGAAGACaaattagaaaatataaaagaaaatcaAAGTTCATTAATTGATACTGTACGTAGAAtagatttattatatattcaatTAGATACATTAGTACAATCATTTGCTGGTGTATGTACTCAAATAGCATCTGACACAGCTGAAAGtagtgataatataaataaaaaaaaaaaaacaatgaaaatgttgttagattatatatatccatgtAGAACCCTTGACCCACGTATAAATTCTTTATATGGAATGTTATATTACCAATCAATTGGTTTATTAAAAGATGGTAAATTTATAAGTCCTCCTATACCCCCTATACCTCCTTTAGTTCCATCAGAAGATTTAAATGGTTGGCTACCTCCATCAGATTATGTTCCAAATCATCAAATTGAATATACCAATAATGGAGATTTGGTTAAAAGTATGAGCAGTggagaaaataaaaacagtTTTTcagatttaataaaaatgtacaagcaaggtaataataatgatagttATGAAGagtttttttcaaaatatattaaagaaGAACAAGataaattagaaaataatgaaaatgttcataatgttttaaaaatatcaaatgatggtaataataataatatgagtAGTGATCAAAATGGTTATTTAATTTCTCAAGATTTACAATcttttgaaataaatattaataatttagaaataaaatatttaaatggaAATCCTAAAATAATATGTGTCGTTAGATATGATAGTGAAAGTGCAATATCTGCAATACAAAATACACAAAGAGTTACAAGACCTAAAGATCGAATAGATATAGATTCAAATATTGATTATCTaacatttaatataaatagtagaatattattagataaattaccagaaaaaaaaacaggtGATATACCAAGTTTTATGATAGATATTCATGATGTAAGCGGTAAAGTTTTAGTAGGTACATCAAGATGTTCATTTATTAGTGAAAAaactttaataaataatgcaCCTTGGGATATATATTCAAGattaaataaatcaaaaCCCGAGATAATTGGTAAAATTTATGTATCAGTATATCCGAAACCAAATAATTCAATTTTACCTGCAGAAGtctttaaaaatttaaaaagaaataacaaaaatacaaatattatGCACAAATTAAATCCATCAAAAGCTACTCAAATTTTGACTAACACTCATAATCCAAATATGGTAAATACTGATACTAAAATTGAATATAAAACCGTAAAggtttttcaaaaaaatgcAGTTTTAAGTAAAGCTATTTATGAAAAAGATCAGGAACCAATACCCCAGTTGGAAAAAATTGGACCAAACAATAATAAGACGACTACATTGGGAAAGCGTGGACAAAAAGTTACCTTCAAACCTTATGTCTCTAAAAGCGACAAAAATGGTAAGATCTTCGATATATGGTGGGCGGCCCATCACTCCTCCATCACTCCTCCATCACTCCTCCATCACTCCTCCATCATTAGTTCATCACTCCTTCATCATTAGTCCATACTTTGCCCACCATTCGTTTGTTCACACTTTGCTCACCATTCGtttgttcattttattttacacgATTTTTCTTTATCTTAGTCGAATCTGAGGAAAAGAAGCCGGCAGAAGAAGCAAAGGGAAATGAAGACAAATCGAAGGTGACTACTGAGAGCAGCGATACAGACAATGCAAAAAGTGAGAACGAACAAACTACATCAGTTATGAGTCGTATCAGACAATTGACAATGAAATTCGAAGCTGCTAAAAATAAGACAGAAGGGAATCAGAACAATACACCATTGAAATTGCCATTTCGTGTGAAgggaaaagaaaataatgatgaaaaggtattggaaaaaaacaaatctgtcgaaaaaaacaaatttgcTGAAAAGGGCAAAACTgctgaaaaaaacaaatttgcTGAAAAGGGCAAAACTGCTGAAAAGGGCAATATCGTTGAAAAGGGCAAAACCGTTGAAAAGGGCAAAATCGTTGAAAAGGGCAAAACtgttgaaaaaaaacaatttccAGTTATGAAAGATGGAGTAATGAAAGTTAAGTTGGTGTCCTTAGGGAAGACAAATGTTTTAAAAGAtgataaaacaaaagaaGAGATGAAATCGGATGAGAATgatgaagataaaaaaaCGGATGAGGATAAAGAGGATAAAAAAATGGAGGAAGAAAAAACACCAATtgatgtaaaaaaaataagttcTGTAAATAAACTAAAGCCAGCTCTTAAAATGAAAATCGGACCAAATAAAgataacttaaaaaaaattcttgcaagtaaacaaattaataaggAGGGGATAGAAAAGGCAAGTCAAATTGGGCAAAACAAAATAAGTGAGGAAAAGGAGGAAGCCAAAGCAGTGGAAAAGGGAGAAGCCAAAGTAGTGGAAAAGATAGGAGGTAAGGTAGCGGAAAAGATAGGAGGTAAGGCAGCGGAAAAGATAGGGGCTAAGGCAGCGGAAAAGATAGGAGTCAAGACAGCGGAAAAGGAAacaattaaagaaaaaatgttatCTATGTTTAAGGCAAAAAAAAGCAAAGCTGAAATTCCACCAAAGGAAATACCATTATCTGTAAAACTTGGTGATGCTGCTCCGATTTTAAAAAAACCAATTATGAAACCACCACCACCTTTAAATGAGTCAAGTAACTAAAATAGCTAAAATAGCTAAAATAACTAAAATAACCAAAAtatgtcatttttttttttttttttttttttgtacatGAGAAAATTATTTGATTAGTTGCAACATTTGATAAACAATTGGAAGAATGTGATTTCGTtaaatttttaacatttccattaatgttaatatttattatttttttataaatatgaaaaatataattgttgcatataatgattaatttatttgttctCTTTTGTAGAATCTAGTAATGAAGATCCTGATCTAAAAAGCATATTagaaaaagcaaaaaaaaaagcagtACTTAttgacaaaaataaaatacaagtTAAATTACCAAAGAAAtttgaaatgaaaaaagagaTTAAAAAGTTTGTTCCAAAACTAGCGAATGTTGATTAACTAAATTGAAGAAGACCCTTCCGAATTTGTCATAAATTGTtcgttttattattattattattattatcattattattatcattatttttttgtaacatTGTTTTAAGTTGTGtgtttgtttatattttctctgtttttattgtttgacttttttttgtatatatgaaaaattttaaatttgacaaaacaataaatatacCCTAATCTAATATTAAACATTTAATTTCGATAAAGGTTCATTTTCACTGGTTACATAAAATAGTTatcatttgaaaaaaaaaaaaaaaaaaaaaaagaaaagaaaagaaaagaaTACTAGCTATTCATGAGATCTATTATTCTATAAAATCATTTTcaaacatttatatatttaagttGTTATATGAGTCCAATTTTTGCAACGAGGTTAGTAAAGAAGTGGATGTGCATTCATAATGAGAGGCCAAGGCATTTAATTCCTTGACATTTCAATTATAAGCATAGGaatgataaaacaaaaaaaaaaaaaaatttaatagaaaaaataaatagtgaAAGGGGATATAAttattgtaattttatttaatttttttgaggACATATTATTACCTAAATGATggataaataatatatggaGTTAGCTAGTTCAAAAAAAAGggaagaaatatatttttttttgaaataagtCCTCAAAGGAAAGtactgtatatatatgttcaCAGAAAGATAGATAGATAAGTTtgaaaaagtatatattacaaaaaaaataatataaacaaaaatacgGAAAATAACATCATGAGTTCAAATCAAGTATTTGTATTAACAATAATAGGAAAAGGAGATATACCAATATATGAAGCAGATTTATCtataaatggaaaaaaagatatatcaGAACATTTATCTCAATTTATTATTCATCAATCATTAGATTCAGTAGATGAATTAGTTTggagaaataataatatgtttttaaaaacTGTAGATTCATTTAACAATTATAGTGTATCTGCTTATTGCACACCTGgacatataaaattattattattatataaaaataaaaatgaattaaataattcgATAAATGCAAATATGCATGTACCTTCTgatgataatattaaatcTTTTTTTGAGCTTGTtcatgaaaattatataaaagtttTATTAAATCCATTATATGAACCAAATGGAATCATAACAAGTTCATTGTTTGATCAAAACGTTCATTTAGCAGCTAAAAACTTTTTGCACCAATAATTGGAGCGACATATTTTTGCCACGATTGGAGCGACACGTTATTGCCACGATTGAAGCGACACGTTATTGTCACGAGTTAATGGAAAcaagtaaataaaaaaaaaaatacatatacatatacatatgtagTAGCCACTCCGACTTGATAAAAAAACGAAGTGAAAAATAGCATGTAA
Protein-coding regions in this window:
- a CDS encoding trafficking protein particle complex subunit 2, putative, encoding MSSNQVFVLTIIGKGDIPIYEADLSINGKKDISEHLSQFIIHQSLDSVDELVWRNNNMFLKTVDSFNNYSVSAYCTPGHIKLLLLYKNKNELNNSINANMHVPSDDNIKSFFELVHENYIKVLLNPLYEPNGIITSSLFDQNVHLAAKNFLHQ